In Oscillatoria sp. FACHB-1407, a single genomic region encodes these proteins:
- a CDS encoding molybdenum cofactor guanylyltransferase: MKPVDATQSEVAAIVLAGGTSSRMGCDKALLPVNGMPLLRWVCQMAQECADPVYVVTGWGERYYEVIPEGCWVIQEGEAIPDWKPQGPLVGFAEGLTQVKTDWVLVLACDLPRLRADVLQAAIAQLPTVPSEAIACLPRQSNRWEPLCGFYRRSCLLELQGFIESGGRSFQRWLATQVVAELHLDDPSILFNCNTPADLARWADSHLN; encoded by the coding sequence ATGAAGCCTGTAGATGCAACACAGTCTGAGGTGGCGGCGATCGTTCTGGCAGGAGGTACCAGTTCACGGATGGGGTGCGATAAGGCACTCCTCCCGGTCAATGGGATGCCTTTATTGCGGTGGGTTTGCCAGATGGCGCAGGAGTGCGCTGATCCGGTGTATGTGGTTACAGGATGGGGTGAGCGGTATTACGAGGTTATCCCAGAGGGTTGTTGGGTGATTCAGGAAGGGGAAGCAATTCCAGATTGGAAACCTCAGGGACCTCTGGTGGGGTTTGCAGAAGGACTGACTCAGGTCAAGACGGATTGGGTGCTCGTGTTGGCGTGTGACCTGCCGAGATTGAGAGCGGATGTGTTGCAAGCGGCGATCGCCCAGTTACCCACCGTTCCATCAGAAGCGATCGCCTGTTTACCACGCCAATCAAACCGTTGGGAGCCACTGTGTGGGTTTTATCGGCGATCGTGTCTGTTGGAGTTACAGGGGTTTATCGAGTCAGGGGGGCGATCGTTTCAACGGTGGTTAGCGACGCAAGTAGTGGCTGAGTTACACCTGGATGATCCCTCGATTCTGTTTAACTGCAATACCCCAGCGGACTTGGCGCGTTGGGCTGATAGTCATTTGAATTGA
- a CDS encoding CRTAC1 family protein yields MFIDKSSLLLHNPAQLNYGVAVTDIDGDGAFELFVAGFGERNLVLKWQETGFVDIADATLADDGRRAIGVAAADLDGDGREEIYVLNTDAFAGRKQFGDRLFDWQDGIWQDLFSLPQNQDALNLTAGRSVAWVDRHGSGKYGCIVANYGGSMRLYELNEDGMLADVAPEAGINLKTGGRGLVAAPLVSERMDIFAANENGANFLFRNQGDGTFVEIAAIANLSDPYEHGRGIAVLDADGDGRFDLVYGNWEGPHRLYLQQEPSKFRESAPLAMAIPSRIRTVIAADFDNDGYDELFFNNIGQPNRLFGWRNGKWISLDTGDALEPSGLGTGAAVGDFDGDGRLELIIAHGESGAQPLSLYHVASNGASSSYSWLRVLPLTPYGAPARGAVVTLTTAERRQTKAIDAGSGYLCQMEPVAHFGLGTTTQIETVEVRWLDGATAKLVAPQPNQLIRVPHPNS; encoded by the coding sequence ATGTTTATCGACAAAAGTTCTCTCTTGCTTCACAATCCGGCACAGCTTAACTACGGCGTTGCAGTTACCGACATTGATGGCGATGGTGCGTTTGAGTTATTTGTGGCAGGGTTTGGAGAGCGCAACCTGGTGCTCAAATGGCAGGAAACCGGGTTTGTGGATATTGCAGATGCAACACTAGCCGATGATGGGCGACGGGCAATTGGGGTAGCTGCGGCTGATTTAGATGGCGACGGGCGTGAAGAAATTTATGTGTTAAATACCGATGCCTTTGCAGGTCGCAAGCAATTTGGCGATCGCCTGTTTGACTGGCAGGATGGCATCTGGCAGGATTTATTTTCTTTGCCACAAAATCAGGATGCTCTGAATCTCACGGCAGGGCGATCGGTCGCCTGGGTCGATCGCCATGGTTCTGGAAAATACGGTTGTATTGTCGCTAATTATGGCGGTTCAATGCGGCTCTATGAGTTGAATGAGGATGGCATGTTAGCTGATGTGGCTCCTGAAGCAGGCATCAACCTCAAAACCGGGGGGCGAGGGTTAGTCGCGGCACCGTTAGTGTCAGAGCGAATGGACATCTTTGCGGCTAACGAGAATGGGGCTAATTTTTTGTTTCGCAATCAAGGGGATGGCACCTTTGTTGAAATTGCGGCGATCGCCAACTTGAGTGACCCCTACGAACATGGGCGCGGCATTGCTGTTTTGGATGCTGATGGAGATGGTCGCTTTGACCTGGTTTACGGCAACTGGGAAGGACCGCATCGCCTTTATTTACAACAGGAACCCAGCAAGTTTCGTGAAAGTGCCCCACTGGCGATGGCAATTCCTTCGCGGATTCGCACCGTAATTGCTGCTGATTTTGATAATGACGGCTACGACGAATTGTTTTTCAACAACATTGGGCAACCCAATCGGTTGTTTGGTTGGCGGAATGGTAAGTGGATTTCGCTTGATACGGGAGACGCTCTGGAGCCATCTGGCTTGGGAACCGGAGCCGCTGTGGGAGACTTTGACGGAGATGGACGACTGGAACTGATCATTGCGCATGGCGAGTCCGGTGCTCAACCGCTGTCGCTCTACCACGTTGCTAGCAACGGAGCCTCTAGTAGTTATTCCTGGTTGCGGGTGTTGCCACTGACTCCCTATGGTGCTCCAGCACGCGGCGCAGTGGTGACGTTAACCACGGCAGAACGCAGACAGACCAAGGCGATCGATGCGGGGAGTGGTTATCTTTGCCAGATGGAGCCTGTTGCTCACTTCGGGTTAGGAACAACGACACAGATTGAGACAGTAGAAGTGCGCTGGTTGGATGGAGCGACCGCCAAACTTGTTGCCCCACAACCCAATCAGTTAATTCGTGTGCCCCACCCCAACTCCTAA
- a CDS encoding SAM-dependent methyltransferase — MRWKNTFLWNGKPLYYNRIDQNNLAERSVEIPIAFMFLAQLEKRQNLLEIGNVLSNYENALSDYLGLRSRRIIDKFEVALGVENIDLMELPSAEKFDAIVCISTVEHVGQGYAGHAEDHDFEAPLKAIAKIYDLLEPAGKALVTVPFGKLLDGGWYIQFSQDYLNLLTSTYGIPAPAISTSYFQRIATELVELNPRQLWLQTQPEAMAETDYGWVYPYGNGLAVIELTKQVEPFKLTLDVPATPLTYHKPISETLSRDAFDQIYGVFKNLRSLNLIVFPDWSASEAEIQSALSPIIEAVMAHPDRAEVALLIDTTAIAEEDAGLLISSLLMELLAEQASEVTEEPGISLTGKLKPFQWQVLRLQLHARLKLSCESEEAIAQAQADHLAIVSLEQFRHQRITQLDTGMWTLQESRKD, encoded by the coding sequence ATGCGCTGGAAAAATACATTTTTGTGGAACGGGAAACCGCTGTATTACAACCGCATTGACCAAAATAATTTGGCAGAACGGTCAGTAGAAATTCCCATTGCATTTATGTTTCTGGCGCAGCTTGAGAAGCGACAAAACCTGTTAGAAATTGGCAACGTTCTCTCGAATTATGAGAATGCCTTAAGTGACTATCTGGGGTTGCGATCGCGCCGAATTATTGACAAGTTTGAGGTGGCTTTAGGAGTCGAGAATATCGACTTAATGGAGTTACCTTCGGCTGAAAAGTTTGATGCGATCGTTTGCATTTCTACGGTCGAGCATGTTGGTCAAGGCTATGCCGGACATGCTGAAGATCACGACTTTGAAGCACCTTTGAAGGCGATCGCCAAAATTTATGACCTGTTAGAACCAGCGGGCAAAGCACTCGTAACAGTGCCTTTTGGTAAGTTGTTGGATGGGGGTTGGTATATCCAATTTAGCCAGGACTATCTCAACTTATTGACCTCAACCTATGGCATTCCGGCACCTGCAATTAGCACGAGTTACTTTCAGCGAATTGCCACCGAATTAGTGGAGCTTAATCCCCGGCAACTATGGCTTCAAACCCAACCAGAAGCTATGGCAGAAACCGATTATGGATGGGTCTATCCCTATGGCAATGGGCTGGCGGTGATCGAATTAACTAAACAAGTTGAGCCATTCAAATTAACACTGGATGTTCCGGCGACTCCCCTCACTTATCACAAACCCATCAGTGAAACCCTGAGCCGAGATGCCTTTGATCAGATTTATGGAGTATTCAAAAATCTTCGTAGCCTAAACCTGATTGTCTTCCCCGATTGGTCGGCTTCTGAAGCGGAAATTCAATCTGCTCTGTCTCCTATTATTGAAGCGGTGATGGCCCATCCCGATCGCGCCGAAGTTGCTCTGCTAATTGATACCACGGCGATCGCGGAAGAGGATGCGGGACTCCTAATTTCAAGCCTGCTGATGGAACTGTTGGCTGAGCAAGCCTCTGAGGTGACAGAGGAACCCGGAATCTCCCTCACCGGCAAATTAAAACCGTTTCAGTGGCAGGTGTTACGGCTCCAACTTCATGCCCGACTGAAATTGTCTTGTGAGTCTGAAGAGGCGATCGCTCAGGCGCAAGCCGACCATCTGGCGATCGTCTCCCTGGAGCAATTTCGCCACCAACGCATCACACAACTCGATACGGGAATGTGGACGTTACAAGAAAGCAGGAAAGACTAA
- the sipA gene encoding regulatory protein SipA codes for MSEAKEKEFAVGDRVRVIALPPYVKTAESMPMLRPPNVIQVGEEGTVLDRRPGGYWGVRFTRGAFLIESQYIDPVTGDTADDGMPGTETSE; via the coding sequence ATGTCTGAAGCCAAGGAAAAAGAGTTTGCCGTTGGCGATCGCGTCCGAGTGATTGCCCTACCCCCCTATGTCAAAACGGCAGAGTCGATGCCGATGCTGCGTCCTCCCAATGTCATTCAAGTGGGCGAAGAGGGCACAGTTTTAGATCGACGACCGGGTGGATATTGGGGGGTTCGCTTTACCAGGGGTGCGTTTCTCATCGAAAGTCAGTATATTGATCCCGTCACAGGTGATACAGCCGATGACGGGATGCCTGGGACTGAAACCTCTGAGTAA
- a CDS encoding 2TM domain-containing protein, whose protein sequence is MLTSEAAMTDLYSQEDVQEILQLAIARQTDAGELTRAQLLEIADELGISPMDLQLAEQEWLTRQGENRERQTFNLYRQQRLKQRLTRFLIVNAFLVVLNLLTAGGLTWSLYVLLGWGVFTALSVWKLRQMDGDDYEDAFQKWRRRRLIKKSINTFFDRWLR, encoded by the coding sequence ATGCTCACCTCTGAAGCGGCGATGACTGATCTGTATAGCCAGGAAGATGTTCAAGAGATTTTGCAGTTGGCGATCGCCCGTCAAACGGATGCGGGTGAGTTGACTCGTGCCCAACTGTTGGAGATCGCTGATGAGCTAGGGATTTCCCCTATGGATTTGCAGTTAGCTGAGCAGGAATGGCTGACACGACAAGGTGAGAACCGAGAGCGACAAACCTTTAATCTTTATCGGCAACAACGGCTCAAACAGCGGTTAACTCGCTTTCTCATTGTCAACGCCTTTTTGGTTGTGTTGAATCTACTGACAGCGGGTGGGTTGACGTGGTCACTGTATGTCCTTTTAGGGTGGGGTGTCTTCACGGCGTTGAGTGTCTGGAAGTTGCGGCAGATGGATGGAGACGACTACGAGGATGCCTTTCAGAAGTGGCGTCGTCGCCGTTTAATTAAGAAATCGATTAATACCTTTTTTGATCGATGGTTGCGATAG
- a CDS encoding ion transporter, translating into MSLKQQISFYLEDIETPLGRAINFVITGLVLLSCVIFITLTYPIPDSTRATLNALDNGILLIFIVEYLLRFWCAEDRAKYVFSLYSMIDLIAILPFFLGATTDIRFIRLFRWFRILRLIRFIEGRTIFGYVSSEDSVIVTRILFTIFAIVFVFSGLIYQVEHPSNPEGFKTFLDAIYFSVATMTTVGFGDVTPKSELGRFLTVLMILTGIALIPWQLGNLIKRLVKTTDQVEIPCSCCGLSVHDDDAHFCKACGAKLGSGERRVGNGEQEVGSGEQNSGLTT; encoded by the coding sequence ATGTCTTTGAAGCAACAGATTTCATTTTATTTAGAGGATATTGAAACTCCATTAGGACGAGCAATTAACTTTGTTATCACAGGGTTAGTATTGCTCTCTTGTGTTATTTTTATAACGCTTACTTATCCCATTCCTGACTCAACACGAGCCACGTTGAATGCCCTAGATAACGGCATTCTGCTGATCTTCATAGTGGAATATCTATTGCGATTTTGGTGCGCTGAAGACCGGGCAAAATATGTTTTCAGCCTTTACTCTATGATCGATTTAATAGCCATTCTGCCTTTCTTTTTAGGTGCGACAACCGACATTCGATTTATCCGTTTATTTCGCTGGTTCCGCATTTTGCGATTAATTCGCTTTATCGAAGGAAGAACTATTTTTGGTTATGTCAGTAGCGAGGATAGTGTCATCGTTACTCGCATTTTATTTACTATTTTTGCGATCGTTTTTGTCTTCTCAGGGCTGATTTATCAGGTGGAACATCCTTCCAACCCAGAAGGATTTAAAACCTTTTTAGATGCAATTTATTTCTCGGTGGCGACGATGACCACCGTTGGCTTTGGGGATGTCACACCAAAGTCAGAATTGGGGCGGTTTCTGACCGTTCTCATGATCCTCACAGGCATTGCTCTGATTCCCTGGCAATTAGGGAATCTGATCAAGCGATTGGTCAAAACCACGGATCAGGTTGAAATTCCTTGTTCTTGTTGTGGCTTATCGGTTCATGATGACGATGCCCACTTTTGTAAAGCCTGTGGGGCAAAGTTGGGGAGTGGGGAACGGAGAGTAGGGAATGGGGAACAAGAAGTAGGGAGTGGGGAACAAAATTCAGGATTGACAACGTAA
- a CDS encoding E3 ubiquitin ligase family protein, translated as MGFLIVGVILMIVGVVLFFIQKNQKNKAFCLRSARPVTTTELKDMSKAIAQEIGGGSWRDYVKLSGVIQCDRPITSELKQEPCVYYKMEVRREYEEKVTKQDSEGKSYQDTQRGSEVISSNQQSIPFTIQDDRGAIEVNPDGANIETVKILDEFRPEQAVGGLLSFGGFSLAVNSSFGNRRTLGYRYSESILPLYRKVLVVGTVSDSGGLVIQKPPESEQQFIISLRTDEELTKAADRNAKGAFYGMVGCLAVGAVLVLVGLVAR; from the coding sequence ATGGGATTCCTGATTGTGGGCGTCATTTTGATGATTGTAGGCGTCGTCCTCTTTTTTATTCAAAAGAACCAAAAAAATAAAGCGTTTTGTCTGAGATCGGCTCGTCCGGTAACGACCACTGAGTTGAAGGATATGTCAAAAGCGATCGCCCAGGAGATTGGGGGTGGTAGTTGGCGTGATTATGTCAAGCTGTCGGGGGTGATTCAGTGCGATCGCCCGATTACCTCCGAGTTGAAGCAGGAACCGTGTGTTTATTACAAGATGGAAGTGCGGCGCGAGTACGAGGAGAAGGTGACGAAGCAGGACAGTGAGGGTAAATCGTATCAGGATACACAACGGGGGTCTGAAGTCATCTCCAGCAATCAGCAGTCGATTCCCTTCACGATTCAGGATGACAGAGGGGCGATCGAGGTCAACCCCGATGGAGCCAATATTGAAACAGTAAAGATTTTGGATGAATTTCGTCCAGAGCAAGCCGTTGGCGGATTGTTATCCTTCGGCGGGTTTTCTCTGGCTGTAAACTCTTCCTTTGGCAATCGCAGAACGCTGGGCTATCGTTATTCCGAGTCCATTTTGCCGCTCTACCGCAAAGTATTAGTCGTGGGCACGGTCAGTGATAGTGGGGGGTTGGTGATTCAAAAACCACCTGAATCTGAACAGCAATTTATTATTTCGTTGAGAACGGATGAGGAATTGACCAAAGCAGCTGACCGGAATGCGAAAGGAGCCTTTTACGGCATGGTTGGTTGTTTGGCAGTTGGAGCGGTTTTGGTGTTGGTTGGTCTAGTGGCTAGATAG
- a CDS encoding ABC transporter ATP-binding protein: protein MSDLVLDVRNLRVRFQTDTRVIQAVDDISFEVKRGQTLGIVGESGSGKSVTALSVMRLVPTPPGKIVGGEIWFREAVTDSASVASDTAPVDPVNLCALSEGQMQSYRGGKISMIFQEPMSSLNPVYTCGFQLIEAIQQHENIPVPEARRRAINLLQEVKLLPSDEELEQRFLQEWQEQQSKSGRLAEAPSERDIRQGVNRQKHAILDRYPHELSGGQIQRMMIAMAISCNPSLLIADEPTTALDVTVQATILDLLRELRDRRGMSILFITHDLSIIADIADTVAVMYQGKIVEYGPVLDIFSNPQHPYTKGLLTCRPQLDRRLKYLPTVADFMEVEVKPNGEKVIQEKQLDVDQALRMNAEVSEAELRQRLVELQQQPPLIQVKNLQVGYPVRGVLGQTQRYLMAVNNVSFEVYPGETLGLVGESGCGKSTLARTLLRLVKTMGGQIWFEGREITHLNPKELRKLRREMQIIFQDPFSSLDPRITIGEAVMEPLRIHQVGSSKRNREERVAYLLERVGLDPRTSNRYPHEFSGGQRQRICIARAIALNPKFIICDESVSALDVSVQAQVLNLLKELQEEFKLTYIFISHDLSVVKFMSDRIVVMNRGKIEELGPAEQIYREPQQAYTRQLISAIPVGNLEQIQMRQAQRQTAVS, encoded by the coding sequence ATGAGTGACCTTGTTCTAGACGTTCGCAATCTAAGAGTTCGGTTTCAAACTGATACTCGCGTTATCCAGGCGGTAGATGACATCTCGTTTGAGGTCAAACGAGGTCAAACCCTGGGAATTGTAGGTGAATCCGGATCTGGCAAATCAGTGACTGCCCTGTCTGTGATGCGACTTGTTCCTACTCCACCCGGAAAAATTGTGGGAGGCGAGATCTGGTTTCGAGAAGCCGTCACAGACTCTGCTTCAGTGGCATCTGACACGGCTCCAGTTGATCCGGTGAATCTGTGCGCCCTGTCGGAGGGGCAAATGCAGAGCTATCGGGGCGGCAAAATCTCAATGATTTTTCAAGAGCCGATGAGCTCGCTCAATCCGGTCTATACCTGTGGCTTTCAATTAATTGAGGCGATCCAACAACACGAAAATATTCCCGTGCCAGAGGCACGCCGCCGAGCCATCAACCTGCTACAAGAAGTCAAGCTGTTGCCCAGTGACGAGGAGTTGGAACAGCGGTTTTTGCAGGAGTGGCAGGAACAGCAGTCTAAATCTGGCAGACTGGCTGAGGCTCCCTCAGAGCGTGATATTCGTCAGGGGGTTAACCGTCAGAAACACGCGATTCTCGATCGCTACCCCCACGAGCTTTCGGGTGGGCAAATCCAACGGATGATGATTGCGATGGCGATTTCCTGCAATCCGTCACTGTTGATTGCCGATGAACCGACGACGGCGTTGGATGTGACGGTGCAGGCGACAATTTTGGATCTGCTGCGAGAACTGCGCGATCGCCGGGGTATGTCTATCCTCTTCATCACCCACGACTTGAGCATCATTGCCGATATCGCTGATACGGTTGCTGTAATGTATCAGGGCAAGATCGTGGAATATGGACCTGTGCTGGATATCTTCTCCAATCCTCAACATCCTTATACCAAGGGCTTGTTGACCTGCCGTCCACAGCTCGATCGCCGTTTGAAGTATTTGCCGACGGTGGCTGACTTTATGGAGGTTGAAGTCAAGCCCAACGGGGAGAAGGTCATTCAAGAGAAGCAGTTAGATGTTGATCAGGCGTTGCGAATGAATGCCGAGGTCAGCGAAGCCGAACTCAGACAACGATTAGTTGAACTGCAACAACAGCCACCGCTGATTCAAGTCAAAAATCTGCAAGTTGGCTATCCCGTTCGGGGTGTGTTGGGGCAGACCCAACGCTATCTGATGGCGGTGAACAATGTTTCCTTTGAAGTCTATCCGGGTGAGACATTGGGGCTAGTGGGTGAGTCGGGCTGCGGTAAATCCACCCTGGCACGAACCCTGTTGCGTCTGGTTAAAACGATGGGTGGGCAGATCTGGTTTGAGGGACGCGAGATTACTCACCTTAACCCCAAGGAACTCCGGAAGCTGCGGCGAGAGATGCAAATTATCTTTCAAGATCCGTTTAGCTCCCTCGATCCCCGCATAACCATTGGTGAAGCCGTGATGGAACCGTTGAGAATTCACCAGGTCGGCAGCAGCAAGCGCAATCGCGAAGAACGGGTTGCCTATCTGCTGGAGCGGGTGGGTTTAGATCCCCGCACAAGCAATCGGTATCCCCATGAGTTCTCTGGTGGACAACGTCAGCGGATTTGTATTGCACGGGCGATCGCCCTCAACCCCAAGTTCATCATCTGCGATGAATCTGTGTCAGCGTTGGATGTGTCGGTGCAGGCACAGGTGTTGAACCTGCTCAAGGAGTTGCAGGAGGAATTCAAGCTGACCTACATCTTCATTTCCCATGACTTGAGTGTGGTCAAGTTTATGAGCGATCGCATTGTGGTGATGAATCGGGGCAAGATTGAGGAGTTGGGTCCAGCAGAGCAAATCTACCGCGAACCTCAGCAGGCTTATACTCGTCAACTGATTTCGGCGATTCCGGTGGGTAACTTGGAGCAGATTCAAATGCGTCAGGCACAACGTCAGACCGCCGTTAGTTGA
- a CDS encoding sirohydrochlorin chelatase produces the protein MTIPTEHSTSFSVTHPLDFASSEEIILPPLPIQRPVLLVGHGSRDNDGRQSLLDFATAYQALDTSRPVVPCFLELTEPSIQQGVDLCVEQGYTDLSVLPVLLFAARHNKFDVTNELDRARQRHPQVTFHYGRHFGITPGILDLWRSRLAELDQPRWNPNGISRADTVLLFVGRGASDPDANGDVFKLARILWEGSGYSTVEICFIGITHPRLEEGFRRARLYNPKRIIVLPYFLFTGALVKKIFDITAQQQEQYPEISMTCLPEMGMHPQLMAVLRDREIETQLGQVQMNCEMCKFRLAAVQNGVTHGHDHGHSHAHGHDHGHGHGHDHGHGHDHSHGHDHGHGHDHGHGHDHGHGHDHGHSHGHAHGHDHGHGHAAVDPYAEPDQYHDRAWQVP, from the coding sequence ATGACGATTCCTACCGAACATTCCACTTCTTTTTCCGTAACCCATCCGTTGGATTTTGCCTCATCCGAGGAAATTATATTGCCCCCACTGCCGATTCAGCGTCCCGTCTTGCTGGTGGGGCATGGCAGTCGAGACAACGACGGACGGCAAAGCTTGCTTGATTTTGCAACAGCGTATCAGGCACTCGACACCTCCCGTCCTGTGGTTCCTTGCTTTTTGGAGTTGACCGAGCCGAGCATCCAGCAGGGAGTCGATCTCTGCGTTGAACAGGGCTACACCGATTTGTCAGTCTTGCCCGTGTTGCTCTTTGCCGCACGCCACAACAAATTTGATGTCACTAACGAACTGGATCGCGCCCGACAACGGCATCCCCAGGTTACCTTCCACTATGGGCGGCATTTTGGTATCACCCCTGGGATTTTAGACCTGTGGCGATCGCGCCTTGCCGAGTTAGATCAACCCCGCTGGAATCCCAACGGTATCTCTCGTGCTGACACGGTGCTGCTGTTTGTCGGACGGGGAGCCAGTGACCCTGATGCCAATGGCGATGTTTTCAAGCTGGCTCGCATTCTCTGGGAGGGTAGTGGCTACAGCACCGTTGAAATTTGCTTTATCGGCATCACTCACCCACGCTTAGAAGAAGGCTTCCGCCGTGCCCGCCTGTACAACCCCAAACGCATCATCGTTTTGCCCTATTTCCTCTTTACTGGAGCACTGGTCAAAAAAATCTTTGACATCACAGCGCAGCAGCAGGAGCAATACCCTGAGATCTCCATGACCTGTCTCCCTGAAATGGGAATGCATCCTCAATTGATGGCAGTGTTGCGCGATCGCGAGATTGAAACCCAACTGGGGCAGGTGCAGATGAACTGCGAGATGTGTAAGTTTCGTTTAGCAGCTGTCCAAAATGGGGTAACTCACGGGCATGATCATGGGCATAGTCATGCTCACGGGCATGACCACGGGCATGGTCATGGGCACGATCATGGTCATGGGCACGATCACAGTCATGGGCACGATCATGGTCATGGGCACGATCACGGTCATGGGCACGATCATGGTCATGGGCACGATCATGGTCACAGCCACGGGCATGCTCACGGACACGATCATGGTCATGGGCACGCTGCGGTTGACCCCTACGCTGAGCCTGATCAGTACCACGATCGCGCCTGGCAGGTTCCTTAA
- a CDS encoding ferritin-like domain-containing protein, translated as MNFWTHLLHLAGSGAVAYITAANIRDSKTRPNVLAGFQLAESGSVPFLEALSQRAANEGDEWLAERLARHAQDERRHGQIFAQALKRLNKQVIDFKSLPKTDTDERRRSPFFEAYFEGYSPEQLSPQTIDWMVFFASTYILELDASKEFARMARALPDDDASVFLQKGLLSIASDETGHAAYLHEAMQRRVSYAEAEEAIAHWRTRKVNALLAMVGNLFQRSGKFPSMVQDGVSPEMAALAEEPAAPELASV; from the coding sequence ATGAACTTTTGGACTCATCTCTTACATCTAGCTGGTTCCGGCGCGGTCGCTTACATCACTGCTGCCAATATCCGAGACTCCAAAACGCGCCCTAACGTATTAGCAGGCTTTCAATTAGCAGAATCTGGGTCAGTGCCGTTTTTGGAGGCGTTAAGCCAACGTGCCGCTAACGAAGGCGATGAATGGCTAGCAGAGCGGTTGGCTCGCCACGCTCAAGATGAACGGCGACATGGTCAAATCTTTGCTCAAGCACTCAAACGCTTGAATAAGCAAGTGATTGACTTCAAAAGTTTGCCGAAGACTGATACAGATGAACGGCGTCGCAGTCCGTTCTTTGAAGCCTATTTTGAGGGGTACAGTCCAGAGCAGTTAAGCCCTCAAACCATTGACTGGATGGTGTTTTTTGCCAGTACTTACATCCTTGAGTTGGACGCCAGCAAGGAGTTTGCTCGGATGGCGAGAGCACTTCCCGATGATGATGCCAGTGTTTTTCTTCAGAAAGGATTGCTCAGTATTGCGAGCGATGAGACAGGGCACGCTGCCTATCTACATGAAGCTATGCAGCGACGTGTTTCATATGCTGAGGCGGAGGAAGCGATCGCCCACTGGCGCACACGCAAAGTCAACGCGCTGTTGGCAATGGTTGGCAATCTCTTTCAACGCAGCGGTAAGTTTCCGTCAATGGTGCAGGATGGCGTCTCTCCTGAAATGGCTGCCCTGGCAGAAGAACCTGCTGCGCCTGAGTTGGCTTCAGTCTGA
- a CDS encoding beta-lactamase hydrolase domain-containing protein — translation MLSFSTIRRINDDLAIAGQVTSAQLKEVAIEGYHSVLNLRSPNEVGFPDTEQQEAELLGLHYSNVPVNPETLDCDLTLQVLRQINVLAKPILIHCSNAVVAAAIALIHVAVSQGLTVEQAFQQVESLGLLHRSYEGDRVKVRHKGVRS, via the coding sequence ATGCTTAGTTTTAGTACTATTCGCAGAATTAATGATGATCTGGCGATCGCCGGACAAGTCACGTCAGCGCAGTTGAAAGAAGTTGCGATTGAGGGCTATCATTCGGTGCTGAATTTGCGATCGCCCAACGAAGTCGGTTTCCCCGATACCGAACAGCAAGAAGCCGAATTGTTAGGGCTGCATTACAGCAACGTTCCGGTCAATCCTGAGACGCTCGATTGTGACCTGACGCTGCAAGTCTTGCGACAAATTAATGTGTTAGCAAAACCCATTTTGATCCACTGTAGTAACGCGGTCGTTGCAGCCGCAATAGCATTAATCCATGTTGCTGTTAGCCAGGGATTGACCGTAGAACAAGCATTTCAGCAGGTTGAGTCATTGGGTTTGTTGCATCGCTCCTACGAGGGCGATCGCGTGAAGGTCAGGCACAAGGGTGTGAGGAGTTGA
- a CDS encoding (2Fe-2S) ferredoxin domain-containing protein: protein MKRRCVLVCQARSCARSGSEDVLAAFQKTDLPTVFASGSECMGQCASGPTVQVMPDQVWYCRVKVEDVPLIVEQHLKADQPVEALLHPRFHPRDDAFIPSESV, encoded by the coding sequence ATGAAGCGTCGCTGCGTTCTGGTTTGTCAAGCTCGATCGTGTGCCAGAAGTGGCTCAGAAGACGTATTAGCTGCGTTTCAAAAAACCGATTTGCCGACTGTGTTTGCTAGTGGCAGTGAGTGCATGGGGCAATGTGCGTCTGGACCAACCGTACAGGTGATGCCTGATCAGGTTTGGTATTGCCGTGTCAAGGTGGAGGATGTGCCCCTGATCGTGGAACAGCACCTCAAAGCCGATCAGCCCGTTGAGGCATTGTTACATCCGCGATTTCACCCGCGTGATGATGCTTTTATTCCTTCTGAATCTGTGTAA